GACGCCCGCATGAAGTTCGACGTCCGCTTCTACCTGGTCGCCATCCTCTTCATCATCTTCGACCTCGAGGTGGCGTTCCTGTTTCCCTGGGCGGTGGCGTTCGGCAAGCTTGGCGCGACCGGCTTCTGGTCCATGCTGGTGTTCCTCGCCGTGCTGACGGTGGGCTTCGCCTATGAATGGAAGAAAGGCGCACTCGAATGGGATTGAACCCTGCACCATCAGCTGGTCCGCTTCTGGCGCCGGCCCCCAAGGGCATCCTGGATCCGTCGACCGGCAAGCCGGTCGGTGCCAATGATCCGTTCTTCCTCGAGGTCAATCACGAACTGTCCGACAAGGGCTTCTTCGTGGCCGCGACCGACGATCTCATCACCTGGGCGCGCACCGGCTCGCTGATGTGGATGACCTTCGGCCTCGCCTGCTGCGCGGTCGAGATGATGCAGGTGTCGATGCCGCGTTACGACGTCGAGCGCTTCGGCTTCGCGCCGCGTGCCTCGCCGCGCCAGTCCGACGTGATGATCGTCGCGGGCACGCTGACCAACAAGATGGCGCCGGCGCTGCGCAAGGTCTACGACCAGATGCCCGAGCCGCGCTACGTCATCTCGATGGGCTCCTGCGCCAATGGCGGCGGCTACTATCACTATTCCTACTCGGTCGTGCGCGGCTGCGACCGGATCGTGCCGATCGACATCTACGTGCCGGGCTGCCCGCCCACGGCGGAAGCGCTGCTCTACGGCGTGCTGCTGCTGCAGAAGAAGATCCGCCGCACCGGCACCATCGAACGCTAAGGTTTTACGTCATGGACGACGCCAAGCTCGACGCCCTGGGGCAGACGATCGTGAGCGCGCTGCCGGGCGCCGCTATCGGTCATTCGGTGGCCTTCAATCAACTCACGGTTGAGGTCGAGGCCAGCAAGATCGTCGAGGTGGTCAAGTACCTCCGCGACGATCCGAGCTGCCGCTTCGTCAACTTCACCGACATTACGGCCGCGGACTATCCGTCGCGCGAAAAGCGCTTTGACGTGATCTATCACTTCCTGTCACCGACCCTGAACGCGCGGATCCGGCTCAAGGCCCAGGCCGACGAGACCACGCAGGTGCCGTCGCTGATCGAGGTGTTCCCCGGCGCCGACTGGTTCGAGCGCGAGGCCTACGACCTCTACGGCGTGTTCTTCGTCGGCCACCCCGACATGCGCCGGCTCCTCACCGACTACGGTTTCGAGGGCCATCCGCTGCGCAAGGATTTTCCGCTCACCGGCTTCCTCGAGGTCCGCTACGACGACCAGGAGAAGCGGGTGGTGTACGAGCCGGTCCGCCTCAACCAGGAATTCCGGAAGTTTGATTTCTTGTCGCCATGGGAGGGCGCGGACTATCCGCTGCCTGGGGACGAGAAGGCGGAGCCAAAGAGCTGATCATGAACGAACAAAGCGCAGGCTTGCGTAACTTCACCATCAATTTCGGCCCGCAGCATCCGGCGGCCCATGGCGTGCTCCGCCTCGTGCTCGAGCTTGACGGCGAAGTCGTCGCTCGCGTCGATCCCCATATCGGCCTGCTTCACCGCGGCACCGAGAAGCTGATCGAGCAGAAGACCTATCTGCAGGCGATCCCGTATTTCGACCGGCTCGATTACGTCGCGCCGATGAACCAGGAGCACGCCTTCTGCCTCGCGGCGGAAAAGCTGCTCGGCATCGAGGTGCCGCGCCGCGCACAGTTGATCCGCGTGCTCTATTGCGAGATCGGCCGCATCCTCTCGCACCTGCTCAACGTCACCACGCAGGCGATGGACGTCGGCGCGCTGACCCCGCCGCTGTGGGGTTTTGAAGAGCGCGAGAAGCTGATGGTGTTCTACGAGCGCGCCTCGGGCAGCCGTATGCACGCAGCCTTCTTCCGCGTCGGCGGCGTGCATCAGGACCTGCCGCAGAAGCTGGTCGACGACATCGAGGCCTGGTGCGATCCGTTCCTGAAGGTCGTGGACGACCTCGATCGGCTGCTCACCGCCAACCGCATCTTCAAGCAGCGCAACGTCGATATCGGTGTGGTGTCGCTGAAGGAAGCCTGGGAGTGGGGTTTCTCGGGCGTGATGGTGCGCGGCTCGGGCGCGGCCTGGGATTTGCGCAAGGCGCAGCCCTATGAGTGCTACGCCGAGATGGATTTCGACATTCCGATCGGCAAGAACGGCGACTGCTACGACCGCTACCTGATCCGCATGGAAGAGATGCGCCAGTCCGTGCGCATCATGAGGCAGTGCATCCAGAAGCTGAATGCGCCGGACGGGAAGGGCTCCGTCGTCGTTGAGGACAACAAGGTTGCCCCGCCGCGCCGTGGCGAGATGAAGCGCTCGATGGAAGCGCTGATCCACCACTTCAAGCTCTACACCGAAGGCGTTCACGTGCCGGCCGGCGAAGTCTATGCCGCGGTCGAAGCGCCCAAGGGCGAGTTCGGCGTCTATCTGATCTCCGACGGCACCAACAAGCCCTACAAGTGCAAGATCCGCGCGCCGGGCTTTGCCCATCTGCAGGCGATGGACCACATCTGCCGCGGCCATCTGCTCGCCGACGTCTCGGCCATTCTCGGCTCGCTCGACATCGTGTTCGGAGAGGTCGATCGGTGATGGCGCAGGCGCCAATCCAGTTTGACCGTGCCTCGGGGGCCCTTGAAGGGGCCAACCTGTGGGAGCGGACGGCTGCCTTGGCGCTGGTGACGGGATCGAAGATCTCGTCGCATTTCTCGCATATGGGCTACATCGCCTGCGCGAATTTGCTGCGGAAAACGCTGCCCGAGCGCAACATCGCGATCAAGCTCAACCCGGACGCCGTGTTCGAATTCCCTTATGGCGACGGTTACTGGAGCAAGCTGCTCAACCGCTCTTATTGCTACGAGGATGAGCTGGAGCTGTTGTTCGCCGACTCCATCGACGTCGATTACACGCTGCTCGATTGCGGCGCCAATTACGGCTACTGGTCGGTGCTGGTGTCGAGCAAGCCGTTCGGCTCGCACAAGGCGATCGCGATCGAGCCGTCGGGCCAGAACTATCCGAAGCTCGCCACCAATGCGCGCATTAACGGCAACCGCTTCGAGACCATGAAATGCGCGATCGGCGCCTCGCGCGGCACCGCGCGGCTGTCGGGCACTAAGCACGAGGCGTTCAGCATCGCCGGCGACGCGTCAGCTGGCGGTGAGGACGTGCCTGTTCTCGCGCTCGACAATCTCATCGACGACGGCAAGGTCGCAGGCACCGGCAAATACCTGATCAAGCTCGACGTCGAAGGCGTCGAGATCGAGGCGATCAAGGGCGGCGCCCGGCTGCTTCAGACCGACAGCGTCATCATGTGCGAGGAGCACGGCAGCGATCGCTCTCATGCGGTGTCGCGCTACATCCTCGAACAAACCCCGCTGAAGCTGCTCGTGCTCGATCCGCGCAGCAACCGGCTGGAGACCGTGACCGAGCTGTCGATTCTCGACCGCATCAAGGTCTCGACCCACGTCGGCTACAACGTTTTCGGCACCGCAAGCGCATTCTGGCAGGACAGGATCAATGCCCTGAATGCGAAAACCGCGCGCCGCATGCAGTGAGAGATAAGACATGTCCGTTCGCCGATTAGCACCGAAGGAAGTCCAGCCCGCGAGCTTTGCGTTCACGGACGAGAACCTTGCCTTCGCCAAGCAGCAGATCGCGAAATATCCGGCCGGCCGGCAAGCCTCGGCCGTCATCGCCATTCTCTGGCGCGCCCAGGAACAGCACGATGGCTGGGTGTCGGAAGCCGCGATCCGCGTCGTCGCCGATCTGCTCGACATGCCCTATATCCGCGTGCTCGAAGTCGCGACCTTCTACACGATGTTCCAGCTCGCCCCGGTCGGCAAGAAGGCCCACGTCCAGGTCTGCGGCACCACGCCGTGCCGCCTGCGCGGCGCCGAAGACCTGATCCATGTCTGCGAGAGCCGGATCCACCACGATCCCTTCCATCTCTCCAAGGACGGCAATTTCAGCTGGGAAGAGGTGGAGTGCCTCGGCGCCTGCGTGAACGCGCCGATGGTGCTGATCGGCAAGGACACCTATGAGGACCTGACCAAGGAAACCTTCGGCAAGGTGCTCGACGGTTTTGCCTCGGGCAATCCGCCGAAGCCCGGTCCGCAGAACGGCCGCCAGTTCTCCGCGCCGGCGGGCGGGCCGACCACGCTGAAGGAGACCTCCTGATGGGTCTTCCGTCTCAGGCGAACCGGGGGAGCGAAGCCGTGAAGAAATGGGGCTTCGTCGCCATGCATGCCGCGCTCGCGGCCGCCTTCATATTCCTGCTGCAGCGCTTCGTGATGAACGCGACGCAGGAAACCAGTCTGCTCTGGGCGCTGACCTTCGCCGTCTGCGCCGCCGGGCTTGCCTACAAGCAGGCCAATCGTTGATCGGAAAGCACTGATATGCTCGAGGACAAGGACCGCATCTTCAAGAACCTCTATGGCCTCCACGATTGGGGGCTCGAGGGCGCGCGGCGCCGCGGCGCCTGGGATGGTACGAAGACTATCATCGACAAGGGCCGCGACTGGATCATCAACGAGATGAAGGCGTCCGGCCTGCGCGGCCGCGGCGGCGCCGGCTTTCCGACCGGTTTGAAATGGTCCTTCATGCCGAAGGAGTCCACCGACGGTCGTCCCAGCTATCTCGTCGTCAACGCCGACGAGTCCGAGCCCGGCACCTGCAAGGATCGCGAGATCATGCGGCACGATCCGCATCTCCTGATCGAGGGTTGCCTGATCGCGAGCTGCGCGATGAACGCGCATGCCTGCTACATCTATGTCCGCGGCGAGTTCATCCGCGAGCGCGAGCATCTCCAGGCCGCGATCGACCAGGCCTATGAGGCCAAGCTGGTCGGCAAGGACAATGTCAACGGCTGGCCGTTCGACATCTACGTCGCGCACGGCGCCGGCGCTTACATCTGCGGCGAGGAAACCGCGCTGCTCGAAAGCCTCGAGGGCAAGAAGGGCCAGCCGCGCCTGAAGCCGCCGTTCCCGGCCAACGTCGGCCTGTTCGGCTGCCCGACCACCGTCAACAACGTCGAGTCGATCGCGGTTGCGCCGGACATCCTGCGCCGTGGCGCCGCGTGGTTTGCCGGCATCGGCCGTCCGAACAATGTCGGCACCAAGCTGTTCTGCATCTCCGGCCATGTCGAGCGGCCCTGCAACGTCGAAGAGGCCATGGGCATTCCGTTCCGTGAGCTGATCGACAAGCATTGCGGCGGCATCCGTGGCGGCTGGGACAATCTCAAGGCCGTGATCCCCGGCGGCTCGTCGGTGCGCATGGTGCCGGCCGAGCAGATCATCGACACGCCGATGGATTTCGATAGCTTGAGCAAGCTGCGGTCGGGCCTCGGCACCGCGGCCGTGATCGTGATGGACAAGTCGACCGACCTGATCCGCGCGATTGCCCGCATCTCCTATTTCTACAAGCACGAGAGCTGCGGCCAGTGCACGCCGTGCCGCGAAGGCACCGGCTGGATGTGGCGCGTGCTGAGCCGCATGGCCGACGGTCGCGCGCATAAACGCGAAATCGATATGCTGCTGGAAGTGACAAAACAGGTCGAAGGCCACACCATCTGCGCGCTCGGCGACGCAGCCGCCTGGCCGATCCAGGGCCTGATCGCGCATTTCCGTCATGAGATCGAAGCGCGCATCGACCAGTATTCGCACAAGGCCGACATCGACGATGCCGGTGTCCGCGATCCCGTGAACATGGTCGCGGCGGAGTAGAGACAATGACCAAGCTCATCATCGACGGCAAAGAGATCGATGTCCCCGCCGAGTACACGCTGCTTCAGGCGTGCGAAGCGGCTGGTGCCGAGATTCCGCGCTTTTGCTATCACGAGCGGCTGTCGATCGCCGGCAATTGCCGGATGTGTCTCGTCGAGGTGAAGGGCGGCCCGAAGCCGGTCGCGAGCTGCGCCTGGGGCGTGCGCGACTGCCGTCCGGGCCCGAAGGGCGAGCCGCCGGAAATCTCGACGCGTTCGCCGATGGTGAAGAAGGCACGCGAAGGCGTGATGGAGTTCCTTCTGATCAACCATCCGCTGGACTGCCCGATCTGCGACCAGGGCGGCGAGTGCGACTTGCAAGACCAGGCGATGGGCTATGGTGTCGATACCAGCCGCTTCGCCGAGAACAAGCGCGCGGTCGAGGACAAATATCTCGGCGCGCTGGTCAAGACCTCGATGAACCGCTGCATCCAGTGCACGCGCTGCGTCCGCTTCTCGGCGGAAGTCGCCGGCGCCCCCGAGATGGGCGCGACGGGGCGCGGCGAGGACATGGAGATCACGACCTATCTCGAGCACGCGCTGACCTCGGAACTGCAGGGCAATCTCGTCGACATCTGCCCGGTCGGCGCGCTGACCTCAAAACCCTATGCCTTCGCGGCGCGTCCGTGGGAGCTCGGCAAGACCCAGTCGATCGACGTCATGGACGGCGTGGGTTCTGCGATCCGCGTCGACACCCGCGGCCGCGAGGTGATGCGCATTTTGCCGCGCATCAACGAGGCCGTGAACGAGGAGTGGATCTCCGACAAGACCCGCCACGTCGTCGATGGCCTGCGCACCCAGCGCCTCGACCGGCCCTATATCCGCGAAGCCGGCAAGCTGCGCGCGGCGAGCTGGCCGGAAGCCTTTGCTGCGATCGCGGCCAAGGCGGCGCGTACCGACGGCAAGCGCATCGGCGCGATCGCGGGCGACCTCGCCGGCGTCGAAGAGATGTTCGCGATCAAGGATCTGCTCGCCAAGTTCGGCTCGGCCAATCTGGCGGTGCAGGGCGGCGACGCCTTCAATCCCGCGCTCGGCCGCGGCGCCTACATCTTCAACCCGACGCTCGCGGGCGTCGAGCGGGCGGATGCGCTGCTCATCGTCGGCGCCAATCCGCGCAAGGAAGCGGCGGTGTTCAACGCCCGCATCCGCAAGCGCTGGCGCGCCGGCGGCTTCAAGGTTGGTGTCATCGGCGCCAAGGCCGACCTGACCTATGATTACGACCATCTCGGCGCAGGCACCGAGACGCTCGGCGAGCTTGCAGCCGGCAAGCACTCCTTCATGGACGTGCTGAAGAACGCCAAGAATCCGATCATTCTGGTCGGCGCGGGCGCGGCCTCGCGTCACGACGGCGCCGCCATTCTCGCCGCTAGCGCCAAGCTCGCGCTCGACGTCGGCGCGGTGAAGGACGGCTGGAACGGCTTTGGCGTGCTGCACGAGACCGCTTCGCGGGTCGGCGCGCTCGACATCGGCTTCGTCGCCGGCCAGGGCGGGCTGAACGCCGCACAGATG
This portion of the Bradyrhizobium diazoefficiens genome encodes:
- a CDS encoding NADH-quinone oxidoreductase subunit A — its product is MSGILQNYLPLVVFIGVAAIIGLVLLIAPFIVAFQQPDPEKLSAYECGFNAFDDARMKFDVRFYLVAILFIIFDLEVAFLFPWAVAFGKLGATGFWSMLVFLAVLTVGFAYEWKKGALEWD
- a CDS encoding NuoB/complex I 20 kDa subunit family protein; translated protein: MNPAPSAGPLLAPAPKGILDPSTGKPVGANDPFFLEVNHELSDKGFFVAATDDLITWARTGSLMWMTFGLACCAVEMMQVSMPRYDVERFGFAPRASPRQSDVMIVAGTLTNKMAPALRKVYDQMPEPRYVISMGSCANGGGYYHYSYSVVRGCDRIVPIDIYVPGCPPTAEALLYGVLLLQKKIRRTGTIER
- a CDS encoding NADH-quinone oxidoreductase subunit C, with protein sequence MDDAKLDALGQTIVSALPGAAIGHSVAFNQLTVEVEASKIVEVVKYLRDDPSCRFVNFTDITAADYPSREKRFDVIYHFLSPTLNARIRLKAQADETTQVPSLIEVFPGADWFEREAYDLYGVFFVGHPDMRRLLTDYGFEGHPLRKDFPLTGFLEVRYDDQEKRVVYEPVRLNQEFRKFDFLSPWEGADYPLPGDEKAEPKS
- a CDS encoding NADH-quinone oxidoreductase subunit D, with protein sequence MNEQSAGLRNFTINFGPQHPAAHGVLRLVLELDGEVVARVDPHIGLLHRGTEKLIEQKTYLQAIPYFDRLDYVAPMNQEHAFCLAAEKLLGIEVPRRAQLIRVLYCEIGRILSHLLNVTTQAMDVGALTPPLWGFEEREKLMVFYERASGSRMHAAFFRVGGVHQDLPQKLVDDIEAWCDPFLKVVDDLDRLLTANRIFKQRNVDIGVVSLKEAWEWGFSGVMVRGSGAAWDLRKAQPYECYAEMDFDIPIGKNGDCYDRYLIRMEEMRQSVRIMRQCIQKLNAPDGKGSVVVEDNKVAPPRRGEMKRSMEALIHHFKLYTEGVHVPAGEVYAAVEAPKGEFGVYLISDGTNKPYKCKIRAPGFAHLQAMDHICRGHLLADVSAILGSLDIVFGEVDR
- a CDS encoding FkbM family methyltransferase, giving the protein MAQAPIQFDRASGALEGANLWERTAALALVTGSKISSHFSHMGYIACANLLRKTLPERNIAIKLNPDAVFEFPYGDGYWSKLLNRSYCYEDELELLFADSIDVDYTLLDCGANYGYWSVLVSSKPFGSHKAIAIEPSGQNYPKLATNARINGNRFETMKCAIGASRGTARLSGTKHEAFSIAGDASAGGEDVPVLALDNLIDDGKVAGTGKYLIKLDVEGVEIEAIKGGARLLQTDSVIMCEEHGSDRSHAVSRYILEQTPLKLLVLDPRSNRLETVTELSILDRIKVSTHVGYNVFGTASAFWQDRINALNAKTARRMQ
- the nuoE gene encoding NADH-quinone oxidoreductase subunit NuoE, whose product is MSVRRLAPKEVQPASFAFTDENLAFAKQQIAKYPAGRQASAVIAILWRAQEQHDGWVSEAAIRVVADLLDMPYIRVLEVATFYTMFQLAPVGKKAHVQVCGTTPCRLRGAEDLIHVCESRIHHDPFHLSKDGNFSWEEVECLGACVNAPMVLIGKDTYEDLTKETFGKVLDGFASGNPPKPGPQNGRQFSAPAGGPTTLKETS
- the nuoF gene encoding NADH-quinone oxidoreductase subunit NuoF, with translation MLEDKDRIFKNLYGLHDWGLEGARRRGAWDGTKTIIDKGRDWIINEMKASGLRGRGGAGFPTGLKWSFMPKESTDGRPSYLVVNADESEPGTCKDREIMRHDPHLLIEGCLIASCAMNAHACYIYVRGEFIREREHLQAAIDQAYEAKLVGKDNVNGWPFDIYVAHGAGAYICGEETALLESLEGKKGQPRLKPPFPANVGLFGCPTTVNNVESIAVAPDILRRGAAWFAGIGRPNNVGTKLFCISGHVERPCNVEEAMGIPFRELIDKHCGGIRGGWDNLKAVIPGGSSVRMVPAEQIIDTPMDFDSLSKLRSGLGTAAVIVMDKSTDLIRAIARISYFYKHESCGQCTPCREGTGWMWRVLSRMADGRAHKREIDMLLEVTKQVEGHTICALGDAAAWPIQGLIAHFRHEIEARIDQYSHKADIDDAGVRDPVNMVAAE
- the nuoG gene encoding NADH-quinone oxidoreductase subunit NuoG encodes the protein MTKLIIDGKEIDVPAEYTLLQACEAAGAEIPRFCYHERLSIAGNCRMCLVEVKGGPKPVASCAWGVRDCRPGPKGEPPEISTRSPMVKKAREGVMEFLLINHPLDCPICDQGGECDLQDQAMGYGVDTSRFAENKRAVEDKYLGALVKTSMNRCIQCTRCVRFSAEVAGAPEMGATGRGEDMEITTYLEHALTSELQGNLVDICPVGALTSKPYAFAARPWELGKTQSIDVMDGVGSAIRVDTRGREVMRILPRINEAVNEEWISDKTRHVVDGLRTQRLDRPYIREAGKLRAASWPEAFAAIAAKAARTDGKRIGAIAGDLAGVEEMFAIKDLLAKFGSANLAVQGGDAFNPALGRGAYIFNPTLAGVERADALLIVGANPRKEAAVFNARIRKRWRAGGFKVGVIGAKADLTYDYDHLGAGTETLGELAAGKHSFMDVLKNAKNPIILVGAGAASRHDGAAILAASAKLALDVGAVKDGWNGFGVLHETASRVGALDIGFVAGQGGLNAAQMTTFGTLDLLFLLGADEIKAPDGTFVVYIGTHGDRGAHRADVILPAAAYTEKSAIYVNTEGRVQMTGRAAFPPGEAREDWAIVRALSEALGKKLGYDSLAALRQAIFKAVPHLIRLDQIEAGAADQIKKLAGKGGSPEKAPFKAAIEDFYLTNPIARASAVMAECSRLASGQMLTAAE